In the Rhododendron vialii isolate Sample 1 chromosome 2a, ASM3025357v1 genome, TCGCGTCAAACTATCCTGTTGTGTGTTTTCGCAATTCTATTTGTTATTCAAGACAAAGTGGAGTAATTAGCTAACTAAGTTACCGGCATTTGATTGACTTGTCCTTTTACAAATTTGTTCTACGCGTCGAGGTCAAAGTAAACAGTTTTGAGCACGTTTTGGCGGGGCTCAGCATTCAGCAAGGCCCGGATCGAAGATAATTGAGGTTAGATTTTACCTTATTCAAACACAGGACAAGACTGGACTgctccaaacaaaaaacaaaaaaaaaccaagctcCTGGGATTTTGTTCCTCTCATCCTCTGTCAAAGATGGCCTTGTCTACAAATGACAAAAGCCACAAATCGCCAGTCCGGTTTGTTccggtttttggatttttttggacCGAGCCGAAAATTTGGTTTGGGTAATTTGCTAACCGGAACCGGTCGAAATACAACCGGTCTGGTTTCAATTGGTTTGGCCGGCTCTGGTCTGATTTTTCCAGTTTGGTGGGTTTAGCCATTGTGGGCTACATTTTGGGCCAAGCCCAGTAACCAAAATGGCAAACTTTGGGCCgaatacataaaaaaaaccccataaaaCCAAAATTGAGCTCATTACATGTCTATGGGCTTTGTACACAAACTAACCATTAGTCCATTAAAGCCCATTCCTAACATATTGCATGTATTATACATGCAATATATTCTATCATTTCTCCTTACGGGCCCAAAAGAAATTGTAAAtgcaaaaatatgttcaagttAAATTTGGAATGTcgaaaaaatcagattttatGCCATCTGAATTTTTCTAAAAAGATTGAAGCTAAAATTGGCTTCCAGTTTAGTTGTTTGAACTATTGGCATTTTTTCTGGATGCGGCAAAAATGGAAACTCTAAATAGGGGGACTCATGAACCTTTAGCAAAAGCCACATCTTTCACAAGCATCTCTAGTATTTCGTCGGGAACGGTCACTAGTAAAGTGTCTCGATCGGTCCCTATTTTTGCAAGacaatcaaaaattgaattttgatttgtaAAATAGATGGTATGATTCTTTAAAATTAAGTTGTCCATGGCCTTCTactttataaatcaaaattttatttttgatacaTCTATAGATTTTcaatcaagttaattttttgtatCGATATACTATACTACGGGTCCTACAAAATCAACGGTTTAGATCTCTACAGCGAATACCCAATGGGACCCACAATAGGTGATGAAAATCTTGAATTTTTCACCGAAGGTGATTTAATCTCATATTCTAAACAATTTCCAGTTGTTTTCAACCGCCCTATTCATTTTCCCCGAGAAAATCCACCCCAGAAATTAAATTCCCCTCCAACTCCAACCACACTATACGTGTGACCTATCCATTTCCCCAACTTCTCCTCAATTCGAAAAGCTCACTACTCCCATTCGACAATGGAGATCTCTCTCCTTGCCGATACAGTTACTCTACCTTCAATCCAAGCCCTAGCCTACACCAATTCCTCCAGCCTCCAAATCTGCGCCGCCATTTGCCCCCCTCCAGTAAAATCGAGCTTGAAAACCCTACCTCGCAGAAAGAGGCGTACGAGGCGGCGGTCCTTGACCGGCGGCGGTTCCGATGACCCGGAAGGCGGCGGCGAGTTCTACGGCTACGGCGGCGGAGGCGGCGACGGTTCGTTAGGCTGGGGCGGTGGGGCCGGCGGCGGGCGGTGGAATTTCGATGGATTAGGATGGTCCGAGGACGAGGAGTCGAAGGATTTCACGTTTGATCATGCGTTTTACGTTGTTTATAAGGTGGTATCTTGGATTACGCTCTCCAATTGCTTGCACTTCGCGGTCAAGAAGGTACTGTCGGAAGTGTGAGCAATGCTGGGAACACAATTTTAGAAACACAGCTCTAAACACAACTGTTTGTGGCTCTGTTCAATGCACGTAGGCCCGCTAAAAATGCTAGAGCTACACACGAATGCGCACACACTCACACTGGCCATGGGGCCTGCAGTCTGCACACAAATCCACACGCACTCATAATAGCCCCTTGGCCGTTGCGAGTGCAAGTGTGTGTGcatttgggtgtggttctaGTGCATTTGGTAGGTCCACATGCGTGGAACGGGTGTGGACTGGGCTGTGTACGGAGTTGTGTTCTGAAGTTGTGGTTCTAGACTTTTTGCATTTCGATTGCCCCCATGTAATGTTCAGTTAGGATGGCTTTCTGGATCCTCATAAGTCGTAAGTTGTAATTGGTAATGTGATATAAGTGGTGTGTAAGGTAGTTTACTTCGTGAGCCGCTACAATGTCATCTGGTGTATGAACAAATGTTGCTTTGGATCCTGAGAATGGGTAACTCTGTTCCTTTGGTTTGCTGGATTATGTTCTAGATGTATTGCGTTGCTGCATTCGTCGTTTGTTAGATCACATTGTCTATTCCTGTTGTAGTAGTAGATTATTGCTTATGTGAATAGTTTGCTTGGGTAGTGAGGAATGCAGTTTAGCTGTTTGAATACTTGTCATTAAGAGTTTGGAAGTAGTAGTTTTCATTTATATGGGGTTTAGAATACATGTTTTATGCTTTAGCATGTTAGTCCTGTCTTCTCTAGCCAATGTGTTACATCCTCTTTGGTGCATCAACATGGCATCTGTTGAAAGTTTACAGAATAATTATTTGTTGAAAGCGATTGAGAACATACAGTAAGAGAAAATGAAATACGAGCTGATACAGCAAACTTCAAAAGGGATGTTCTTTTTGGGCTTGCTAGTTTGGCAAAGAGATACTTTGCTGGAGATTACATGTCTTTGAAGTAAGAATCCTTTTTATGCACAGGAAACCCTGAAACATAGATTCTAGTCATTTGATGGTTTGATGTCGGCTGTACATGCTGCCCAATATATTGGTTGGATGTACTTGTTGCTTCATCAGCTACACCAGTGGATATATGGGATTCCATCAGTGAGTCCCTTGTGGAGGAATCTATTGTTCGTTACGTCATTGATTTATTGTTTTGTACTTAATTTCGAAATGGTTCCGCTTGCTGATGTCAACAGGACCGTGAAAGAAATCATTGGTTCCCCGAATAGCATGGCCGATTGGATTTGTCACCCTGGCAACTTATTCTGTCCCTTCATTGGATTGAAAACTGAGATGAAATACCATTGCTAGAGTTCTAGTGGTCTAACTAGTAGCGGAGGCACTCAATGAACTGCATATGAAACGATTATACAATGGTTGGTCATAAAAAAAGTCGTAAGTAGATAGGCCTGTGGACCTCAAAATGCTAATAAGTCTTACATGTATCTACAACATTGTGTTTTCAAAGGTTTGTACTTTTACAAGAGGAGTCTGA is a window encoding:
- the LOC131317659 gene encoding uncharacterized protein LOC131317659, with translation MEISLLADTVTLPSIQALAYTNSSSLQICAAICPPPVKSSLKTLPRRKRRTRRRSLTGGGSDDPEGGGEFYGYGGGGGDGSLGWGGGAGGGRWNFDGLGWSEDEESKDFTFDHAFYVVYKVVSWITLSNCLHFAVKKVLSEV